A portion of the Microbacterium hominis genome contains these proteins:
- a CDS encoding PilW family protein: protein MTHSAHRDRDDAGLGLIELIVAIVVSGIVVGAIVMIFVNSWKTQEEVTSVSQATTRGQLIGSTIERAMRNAIEFEVSSGGTELRVRTTLDGSLRCQGFRLTADSARFTTSSGALTGDASAWPAWQTGIAARGTTAFFAAAGDTVTYTFDITTESAPVRFAGEASTRTPTTGVSSPCW from the coding sequence ATGACGCATTCCGCCCATCGCGATCGCGACGACGCCGGGCTCGGCCTGATCGAGCTCATCGTCGCGATCGTGGTGAGCGGGATCGTCGTCGGGGCGATCGTGATGATCTTCGTCAACTCCTGGAAGACCCAGGAGGAGGTGACGAGCGTCTCGCAGGCCACCACCCGCGGGCAGCTCATCGGCTCCACGATTGAACGCGCGATGCGCAACGCGATCGAGTTCGAGGTGTCCTCCGGCGGCACTGAACTTCGCGTGCGCACCACGCTCGACGGGTCGCTGCGGTGCCAGGGCTTCCGGCTCACCGCCGACTCGGCGCGGTTCACCACCTCGTCGGGCGCCCTCACCGGCGACGCGTCGGCGTGGCCCGCGTGGCAGACCGGCATCGCCGCACGCGGCACCACGGCCTTCTTCGCCGCCGCGGGCGACACCGTCACCTACACCTTCGACATCACCACCGAGTCCGCGCCGGTGCGCTTCGCCGGAGAGGCCTCCACCCGCACCCCCACGACAGGAGTGAGTTCGCCATGCTGGTGA
- a CDS encoding L,D-transpeptidase gives MGEPGDAAGERARARRWPLRLGLGALTALVVGVVVAIAVATPRADAPVAASTPSITPTATATPTPTPSPTPTPTPAGFAENTASYQSAMLPQVNVFAVIPALAVDDAPYAAPTGETATAAGEGAPVWADPTGEPVAYLPREYAFDGTTVPIVEKQPYWVKVLLTGRQAVPSQGNPAQVTGWLRVADVTIAPSAVEVRVDISDRTVDIVRDGVAERIATDFGWGTGATPTPLGRTYIMTTRVVEEYWYTRGHPIVYLSVQSPTLDGFGGADVAVTAFHYHDQRSGAISNGCIRVDPAAITALAALPLGTPVVIAE, from the coding sequence ATGGGTGAACCAGGGGATGCCGCGGGCGAGCGCGCCCGCGCGCGCCGGTGGCCTCTGCGCCTGGGGCTCGGAGCCCTGACCGCGCTGGTGGTCGGCGTGGTCGTCGCGATCGCGGTCGCGACACCGCGCGCGGATGCGCCGGTGGCGGCATCCACTCCCTCGATCACGCCCACCGCGACGGCCACACCGACCCCGACCCCGTCGCCGACGCCCACGCCCACGCCGGCCGGGTTCGCCGAGAACACGGCGAGCTACCAGAGCGCGATGCTGCCGCAGGTGAACGTGTTCGCGGTGATCCCCGCGCTCGCCGTCGACGACGCCCCGTATGCGGCGCCCACCGGGGAGACGGCCACCGCCGCGGGCGAAGGGGCGCCCGTGTGGGCCGACCCGACCGGTGAGCCGGTGGCGTACCTGCCCCGCGAGTACGCATTCGACGGCACGACCGTGCCGATCGTCGAGAAGCAGCCGTACTGGGTGAAGGTGCTGCTCACCGGGCGCCAGGCGGTGCCCTCGCAGGGGAATCCCGCGCAGGTGACCGGATGGCTGCGGGTGGCCGACGTCACGATCGCGCCCTCGGCTGTCGAGGTGCGGGTGGACATCTCCGACCGAACCGTCGACATCGTGCGCGACGGCGTCGCCGAGCGCATCGCCACCGACTTCGGCTGGGGCACCGGAGCCACCCCGACCCCGCTCGGCCGGACCTACATCATGACGACCCGCGTCGTGGAGGAGTACTGGTACACGCGCGGGCATCCCATCGTCTACCTGTCGGTGCAGTCGCCGACGCTCGACGGCTTCGGCGGCGCGGATGTCGCGGTGACGGCGTTCCACTACCACGACCAGCGCTCCGGGGCGATCTCCAACGGCTGCATCCGCGTGGACCCCGCCGCCATCACCGCGCTCGCCGCCCTGCCGCTGGGCACCCCCGTCGTCATCGCCGAGTGA
- a CDS encoding adenylyl cyclase has product MTARHPRARQLAAVTAGMTLLLGALIATPAAAAPPRAVDPFAPDLGPNVTIYSPDTPIAQIQSELDALADQQRDAEMSTNRQSVYFLPGTYGSAETPLQFEVGYYTEVAGLGASPDDVTIVGAPEVYNRCLTPDNCIALVNFWRTLANLKVEVNKAGQDGCRQSAMFWAVSQAVSLRRLDIELGATPQFSLMDYCTAGPQFASGGFIADSRLPLTINGSQQQWLTRNSEVAEWSNAVWNQVFSGVVGAPDDSTFPTPPYTTIENTPISREKPYLYVDDEGRYNVRVPAVQHDSRGVSWADGQTPGRSIPITDFFIAEPGDSVKDINNALARGQHLILTPGVYDIAQTIEVKRADTVVLGLGHATLTAVGGAVPMEVKDAAGIVIAGVTIDAGTELSPVLLRVGKQAGGQPQGAENPITLSDVYFRVGGPHIGKTTTALEINADNVLIDHTWVWRGDHGVEGFTEGVNGDTDRWNTNTGLNGVIVNGDNVTATGLFVEHFQQHNTLWNGENGRVILYQNELPYDPPTQADWTQPDGTLGYPGYVVADDVTTHRLDGAGVYVFNQNNPSIVTANGFSVPETPGVQLHHIMTVNLSAGTIEHVINGVGGQADNTNTGTPQFIAEYPLP; this is encoded by the coding sequence ATGACAGCACGACACCCCCGCGCCAGGCAGCTGGCCGCGGTCACCGCCGGCATGACGCTCCTGCTCGGAGCGCTCATCGCCACTCCCGCCGCAGCGGCCCCGCCGCGCGCGGTCGACCCGTTCGCGCCCGATCTCGGGCCGAACGTGACGATCTACTCCCCCGACACCCCGATCGCGCAGATCCAGTCCGAGCTCGATGCGCTGGCCGACCAGCAGCGCGACGCCGAGATGAGCACGAACCGCCAGTCGGTGTACTTCCTCCCGGGCACCTACGGCAGCGCCGAGACGCCGCTGCAGTTCGAGGTGGGCTACTACACGGAGGTCGCCGGGCTCGGCGCATCGCCCGACGACGTCACCATCGTCGGCGCGCCCGAGGTGTACAACCGCTGCCTCACGCCCGACAACTGCATCGCGCTCGTGAACTTCTGGCGGACCCTCGCCAATCTCAAGGTCGAGGTGAACAAGGCAGGACAGGACGGATGCCGCCAGTCGGCCATGTTCTGGGCGGTCTCGCAGGCCGTCTCGCTGCGCCGCCTCGACATCGAGCTCGGCGCCACGCCGCAGTTCTCGCTCATGGACTACTGCACCGCAGGGCCGCAGTTCGCCAGCGGCGGCTTCATCGCCGACTCGCGTCTGCCGCTCACGATCAACGGCTCGCAGCAGCAGTGGCTCACCCGCAACAGCGAGGTCGCCGAGTGGAGCAACGCGGTGTGGAACCAGGTCTTCTCGGGCGTCGTCGGCGCCCCCGACGACTCCACCTTCCCGACCCCGCCCTACACGACGATCGAGAACACCCCGATCAGCCGTGAGAAGCCGTACCTCTACGTCGACGACGAGGGCCGGTACAACGTGCGGGTTCCCGCCGTGCAGCACGACTCGCGCGGCGTGAGCTGGGCTGACGGGCAGACGCCGGGGCGCAGCATCCCGATCACGGACTTCTTCATCGCGGAGCCCGGTGATTCCGTGAAGGACATCAACAACGCGCTCGCCCGCGGTCAGCACCTGATCCTCACCCCCGGCGTCTACGACATCGCGCAGACCATCGAGGTCAAGCGTGCCGACACGGTCGTGCTCGGTCTCGGGCACGCGACGCTCACCGCGGTGGGCGGTGCGGTGCCGATGGAGGTGAAGGATGCCGCCGGCATCGTCATCGCCGGTGTCACGATCGACGCCGGAACGGAGCTGTCCCCGGTGCTGCTGCGGGTCGGCAAGCAGGCCGGCGGCCAGCCGCAGGGCGCCGAGAACCCGATCACGCTGAGCGACGTGTACTTCCGCGTCGGCGGCCCGCACATCGGCAAGACGACGACCGCGCTCGAGATCAACGCCGACAACGTGCTGATCGACCACACGTGGGTGTGGCGCGGCGACCACGGCGTGGAGGGCTTCACCGAAGGCGTGAACGGCGACACCGACCGGTGGAACACCAACACCGGACTCAACGGCGTGATCGTCAACGGCGACAACGTGACCGCGACCGGCCTGTTCGTCGAGCACTTCCAGCAGCACAACACGCTGTGGAACGGCGAGAACGGCCGCGTGATCCTCTACCAGAACGAGCTGCCGTACGACCCGCCCACCCAGGCGGACTGGACCCAGCCCGACGGAACCCTCGGCTACCCGGGCTACGTCGTCGCCGACGACGTGACCACGCACCGCCTCGACGGGGCCGGCGTGTACGTGTTCAACCAGAACAATCCTTCGATCGTCACGGCAAACGGCTTCTCGGTTCCCGAGACGCCCGGGGTGCAGCTGCACCACATCATGACGGTCAACCTGTCGGCCGGCACGATCGAGCACGTCATCAACGGCGTGGGCGGTCAGGCCGACAACACCAACACGGGAACCCCGCAGTTCATCGCGGAGTATCCGCTGCCGTAG
- a CDS encoding aldo/keto reductase gives MQQRPLGRTGHNVSAIGLGTWQLGADWGAVSEADAEAVLAASIDHGVTLFDTADVYGDGRSETIIGRFLAARSGHGVTVATKMGRRLAQEPENYTPENFRAWTDRSRRNLGVDTLDLVQLHCPPTAVITADETYDALDALVADGTIAAYGVSVETCAQALAAIARPHVTNVQIIVNPFRLKPLDEVLPAAAAAGVAIFARVPLASGMLSGKYTAQTTFAANDHRTYNRHGEAFDRGETFSGVDFEVGLAAVAELTEALPEGVPLPAATLAWIAGLEGVTSVIPGARNVSQAQKNADAAALLDEGVDLSGFDAAVRRVYDERLRAAIHPQW, from the coding sequence ATGCAGCAACGACCTCTCGGCCGCACCGGCCACAACGTGTCAGCGATCGGACTCGGAACCTGGCAGCTCGGCGCCGACTGGGGAGCGGTGAGCGAAGCCGACGCGGAGGCCGTGCTCGCGGCATCCATAGATCACGGCGTCACGCTCTTCGACACCGCCGACGTCTATGGCGACGGACGCAGCGAGACGATCATCGGGCGGTTCCTTGCCGCGCGGTCCGGGCACGGCGTGACGGTCGCCACCAAGATGGGGCGCCGGCTCGCGCAGGAGCCCGAGAACTACACGCCCGAGAACTTCCGCGCGTGGACCGACCGGTCGCGGCGCAACCTCGGGGTCGACACCCTCGACCTCGTGCAGCTGCACTGCCCTCCCACCGCCGTGATCACCGCCGATGAGACCTACGACGCGCTCGACGCGCTCGTCGCCGACGGCACGATCGCCGCGTACGGCGTGTCGGTGGAGACGTGCGCGCAGGCGCTCGCCGCCATCGCTCGTCCGCACGTGACGAACGTGCAGATCATCGTGAACCCGTTCCGGCTGAAGCCGCTCGATGAGGTGCTGCCCGCCGCCGCGGCGGCCGGCGTCGCCATCTTCGCCCGCGTGCCGCTCGCATCGGGGATGCTGTCGGGAAAGTACACCGCCCAGACGACGTTCGCCGCGAACGACCACCGCACCTACAACCGCCACGGCGAGGCGTTCGATCGCGGCGAGACGTTCTCGGGCGTGGACTTCGAAGTGGGGCTCGCCGCGGTCGCAGAGCTGACCGAGGCGCTGCCCGAGGGCGTGCCACTGCCGGCGGCGACGCTCGCGTGGATCGCGGGCCTCGAGGGCGTCACCTCGGTGATCCCGGGCGCGCGAAATGTGTCGCAGGCGCAGAAGAACGCCGACGCGGCGGCGCTGCTCGACGAGGGCGTCGACCTGTCGGGCTTCGACGCGGCGGTGCGACGGGTGTACGACGAGCGGCTGCGGGCGGCGATCCACCCGCAGTGGTGA
- the pilM gene encoding type IV pilus biogenesis protein PilM: MAKTLVGLEITQESVRAVELTTGRVPSLVAAGEVPLPPDAARDSEVLDPDAVALALRQLWATAGIKGRKVTIGVGSRRILVREFTTQAMAPDLLRQALPFQVQDLLPVPASQAVLDFYPLSQQGDQVSGLLVAAVAENIEQMIATLHKAKLEVDTVDLVPFGLARAAQRVADAGETVAIMHLGDHTSHVVVVTDGIPQFVRIIPVDIATAASRRHDGAAEAEAELEAMLQPAGIGGITPRPTSSRAAMRNAGATTPAVNDLVARLRSTVVFAAGRDGATPISSVYLSGAGYAAPGVAEGLARAFDMPVRPLHLDQIANLGKHTLTEDLALNAVATAGVLLGEAAR, from the coding sequence ATGGCGAAAACGCTGGTGGGACTCGAAATCACACAGGAGAGTGTGCGCGCCGTCGAACTGACGACGGGGCGCGTGCCCTCGCTGGTGGCGGCGGGCGAAGTGCCCCTGCCGCCCGATGCGGCGCGCGACTCGGAGGTGCTCGACCCCGACGCGGTCGCCCTGGCGCTGCGGCAGCTGTGGGCCACGGCGGGCATCAAGGGTCGCAAGGTCACGATCGGGGTCGGCTCGCGGCGCATCCTCGTGCGCGAGTTCACGACCCAGGCCATGGCACCCGACCTGCTGCGTCAGGCGCTGCCGTTCCAGGTGCAGGACCTCCTGCCCGTGCCGGCCAGCCAGGCCGTGCTCGACTTCTACCCGCTGTCGCAGCAGGGCGACCAGGTGTCGGGTCTGCTCGTGGCGGCCGTGGCCGAGAACATCGAGCAGATGATCGCGACCCTGCACAAGGCGAAGCTCGAGGTCGACACGGTCGATCTCGTGCCGTTCGGCCTCGCTCGCGCCGCGCAGCGCGTCGCCGACGCGGGGGAGACCGTCGCGATCATGCACCTGGGCGATCACACCTCGCACGTCGTGGTCGTCACCGACGGCATCCCGCAGTTCGTGCGCATCATCCCCGTCGACATCGCCACCGCGGCTTCGCGCCGCCACGACGGCGCCGCCGAGGCCGAGGCGGAGCTCGAGGCGATGCTGCAGCCCGCCGGCATCGGCGGCATCACGCCGCGCCCCACCAGCAGCCGCGCGGCCATGCGCAACGCGGGGGCGACCACGCCCGCCGTCAACGACCTCGTCGCGCGCCTGCGCAGCACCGTCGTGTTCGCGGCCGGCCGCGACGGGGCAACGCCCATCAGCTCGGTGTACCTCAGCGGTGCCGGCTACGCCGCCCCGGGTGTGGCCGAAGGGCTCGCCCGCGCGTTCGACATGCCGGTGCGTCCGCTGCACCTCGACCAGATCGCGAACCTGGGCAAGCACACCCTCACCGAAGACCTCGCACTCAACGCCGTCGCGACGGCGGGAGTCCTGCTCGGGGAGGCTGCCCGATGA
- a CDS encoding type II secretion system protein produces the protein MRAFIKNYIAAEKARREEEGREDGFSLIELIVVIVILGILVAIAVPVFLGLQKTASQQALETITANAASQVAAEIAKDPTVDLTKINFTNFTNEPNKPAELKLVATSITGSQLDTFCVTGTAKDLKAANSGPGCPVPTP, from the coding sequence ATGCGTGCATTCATCAAGAACTACATCGCGGCCGAAAAGGCCCGCCGCGAGGAAGAGGGCCGCGAAGACGGCTTCTCGCTCATCGAGCTCATCGTCGTGATCGTGATCCTCGGCATTCTGGTTGCCATTGCGGTGCCAGTGTTCCTGGGACTTCAGAAGACGGCAAGCCAGCAGGCGCTCGAGACGATTACGGCCAACGCCGCGTCGCAGGTAGCTGCTGAAATCGCGAAGGACCCGACCGTTGATCTCACCAAGATCAACTTCACCAACTTCACGAACGAACCCAACAAGCCCGCCGAGCTGAAGCTCGTCGCGACCTCGATCACTGGATCTCAGCTGGACACGTTCTGCGTGACTGGCACGGCGAAGGACCTCAAGGCCGCCAACTCCGGCCCTGGTTGCCCCGTCCCCACCCCGTAA
- a CDS encoding SRPBCC family protein, which translates to MLELIEEALVDAPIEVVWNDLTDPIALAAWFWPERMQTEARIDLRVEGAYEVRSGPASLAVAGVIVALEAPRMLRLQWRWEGEEHATDVEIGLEPAADDSTRLRVAHAGFLTADERASHVEGWSGCLQRLIDRHAAWVGGA; encoded by the coding sequence ATGCTCGAGCTCATCGAGGAAGCCCTGGTCGACGCGCCCATCGAGGTTGTCTGGAACGACCTCACCGACCCGATCGCCCTCGCCGCCTGGTTCTGGCCGGAGCGCATGCAGACCGAGGCCCGGATCGACCTGCGCGTCGAGGGCGCGTACGAGGTGCGGTCGGGGCCGGCATCCCTCGCCGTCGCCGGCGTGATCGTGGCGCTCGAGGCGCCCCGGATGCTGCGGCTGCAGTGGCGCTGGGAGGGCGAGGAGCACGCCACTGACGTCGAGATCGGCCTCGAGCCTGCCGCCGACGATTCCACGCGGCTGCGGGTCGCGCACGCGGGGTTCCTCACCGCCGACGAGCGCGCGAGCCACGTCGAAGGCTGGAGCGGCTGCCTGCAGCGGCTCATCGACCGCCACGCGGCCTGGGTGGGCGGCGCATGA
- a CDS encoding DUF1905 domain-containing protein, producing MIIEFDGEVFRWDARDDASWYFTSVPPELSAEIREIPRPHRGFGSVRVRARVGGSEWATSIFPDKESGSYVLPLKKAVRDAEHLVDGGAVVVRLHVLDG from the coding sequence ATGATCATCGAGTTCGACGGCGAGGTGTTCCGCTGGGATGCCCGCGATGACGCCTCCTGGTACTTCACCTCCGTGCCGCCGGAGCTCAGCGCCGAGATCCGCGAGATCCCGCGGCCCCACCGCGGATTCGGATCGGTGCGGGTGCGGGCGCGCGTGGGCGGGTCGGAATGGGCGACCTCGATCTTCCCCGACAAGGAATCGGGCTCGTACGTGCTGCCGCTGAAGAAGGCGGTGCGGGATGCCGAGCACCTCGTCGACGGAGGGGCTGTCGTCGTGCGGCTGCACGTGCTCGACGGCTGA
- a CDS encoding type IV pilus modification PilV family protein, which translates to MNRQEGFGLIEVIVSMLILAIIAVALLPALWQGIMLSSQQSSTATATRHLNALVEEARDLHSCAGLASVASSRAVTDGKGSTLTSTGTVGTCASATTVSLDLQVADSSGDVLATTKALIYIP; encoded by the coding sequence GTGAACCGGCAGGAGGGCTTCGGCCTCATCGAGGTGATCGTCTCGATGTTGATCCTCGCGATCATCGCGGTGGCGCTCCTGCCGGCGCTGTGGCAGGGAATCATGCTCTCGTCGCAGCAGTCGTCGACGGCCACCGCGACGCGGCACCTCAACGCCCTCGTCGAAGAGGCGCGTGACCTGCACAGCTGCGCGGGGCTCGCCTCGGTGGCATCCAGCCGGGCAGTCACCGACGGCAAGGGGTCGACGCTCACCAGCACCGGCACCGTCGGCACCTGCGCGTCTGCGACCACCGTGTCCCTCGACCTGCAGGTCGCCGATTCGAGCGGCGACGTGCTCGCCACGACGAAAGCACTGATCTACATCCCATGA
- a CDS encoding GNAT family N-acetyltransferase encodes MAEPLTAERDRLRIVPANEASWDDLQAILTGPAHACQCERQRLGDHDWWHMPVSERAAILRSEAHCGDPRAEATIGLVAYLDDEPVAWCAVDRRGVYGRLRGSPVPWKGRDEDKDDPSVWAIACVIVRKGFRGRGFTYSLVAAAVEHARARGAASIEGYPMLTEGRQVIWDELNVGPLGPFLAAGFTEVSHPTKRRVVMRLPLAE; translated from the coding sequence ATGGCCGAGCCCCTCACCGCGGAGCGCGATCGACTGCGGATCGTGCCCGCCAACGAGGCTTCGTGGGACGACCTGCAGGCGATCCTCACCGGCCCCGCGCACGCGTGCCAGTGCGAGCGGCAGCGCCTCGGCGACCACGACTGGTGGCACATGCCCGTGAGCGAGCGCGCGGCGATACTGCGGTCGGAGGCGCACTGCGGCGATCCGCGCGCGGAGGCGACGATCGGGCTCGTCGCGTACCTCGACGACGAGCCGGTCGCGTGGTGCGCGGTCGACCGCCGCGGCGTCTACGGCCGCCTGCGCGGGTCGCCCGTGCCCTGGAAGGGCCGCGACGAGGACAAGGACGACCCGTCGGTGTGGGCGATCGCGTGCGTGATCGTGCGCAAGGGGTTCCGCGGGCGGGGCTTCACGTACTCACTGGTCGCAGCGGCCGTCGAGCACGCGCGGGCGCGGGGTGCGGCATCCATCGAGGGCTACCCCATGCTCACCGAGGGGCGGCAGGTCATCTGGGACGAGCTGAACGTCGGCCCGCTCGGCCCGTTCCTCGCCGCCGGGTTCACCGAGGTGTCGCACCCGACGAAGCGTCGCGTGGTCATGCGCCTCCCGCTGGCCGAGTAG
- a CDS encoding prepilin peptidase, whose protein sequence is MTVAIVVGLFVVVSGVLGLLIGSFLNVVAYRVPAGITLVRESRCPQCDAPVRPWQNVPVASWLALRGRCASCRASISPRYPIVEAVTGLAFAFVAWFLLTAGGTATVALPTGAAAWSEGLVLAAYLYFAAISIVLTLIDLDTHRLPNAIVLPSYAVSGILLALASALSGEWSALLRAGIGMAALYGFYLVLRLARPGGMGGGDVKLAGVIGLYLGYLGWGALAVGAFAAFVWGGVFGLALIALRRAGRKTAIPFGPWMLAGAWTGIFIGEPIARWYVGMFVGA, encoded by the coding sequence GTGACCGTGGCGATCGTGGTGGGTTTGTTCGTCGTCGTGAGCGGCGTGCTCGGTCTGCTGATCGGGTCGTTCCTCAACGTCGTGGCGTACCGCGTGCCCGCTGGCATCACCCTCGTCCGTGAGAGCCGGTGCCCGCAGTGCGACGCACCGGTGCGGCCGTGGCAGAACGTGCCCGTCGCCTCCTGGCTCGCGCTGCGCGGTCGCTGCGCGTCGTGCCGGGCATCCATCTCGCCCCGCTACCCGATCGTCGAGGCGGTGACCGGGCTCGCATTCGCGTTCGTCGCGTGGTTCCTGCTGACCGCCGGCGGCACCGCCACGGTGGCGCTCCCCACGGGAGCGGCCGCCTGGAGCGAGGGCCTCGTGCTCGCGGCGTACCTGTACTTCGCCGCCATCTCGATCGTGCTGACGCTCATCGACCTCGACACCCACCGACTGCCGAACGCCATCGTGCTGCCGAGCTACGCCGTGAGCGGCATCCTGCTCGCCCTCGCCTCGGCGTTGAGCGGCGAGTGGAGCGCGCTGCTGCGCGCCGGGATCGGCATGGCCGCGCTCTACGGGTTCTACTTGGTGCTGCGCCTGGCGCGGCCGGGCGGCATGGGCGGGGGAGACGTCAAGCTCGCGGGCGTCATCGGGCTGTACCTCGGCTATCTCGGCTGGGGCGCCCTGGCCGTCGGCGCCTTCGCGGCATTCGTGTGGGGCGGTGTGTTCGGCCTCGCGCTCATCGCGCTGCGCCGCGCGGGCCGCAAGACCGCGATTCCGTTCGGACCGTGGATGCTCGCCGGAGCGTGGACCGGAATCTTCATCGGCGAGCCGATTGCTCGCTGGTACGTAGGGATGTTCGTCGGCGCGTGA